The sequence below is a genomic window from Streptomyces sp. NBC_00289.
CGCGGTCGAGCACGGCGCCCGTCCGGTCGCCGAGCCGTACGAGCTGAAGGACGAGCACGGCACGGTCGTGCTCGCCTCCATCGCCACGTACGGCAAGACCCGCCACACCCTGGTCGACCGCACCGGCTACGACGGCCCCTACCTTCCGGGCTTCGTCTCCGCCGCCCCGATCGTCGAGCCGCCCGCCCACCGCACCTTCCAGGCCATCGACCACTGCGTCGGCAACGTCGAACTCGGCCGGATGAACGAGTGGGTCGGCTTCTACAACGAGGTCATGGGCTTCACGAACATGAAGGAGTTCGTGGGCGACGACATCGCGACCGAGTACAGCGCGCTGATGTCGAAGGTCGTCGCGGACGGCATGCTCAAGGTCAAGTTCCCGATCAACGAGCCCGCCGTCGCCAAGAAGAAGTCCCAGATCGACGAGTACCTGGAGTTCTACGGCGGCGCGGGCGTCCAGCACATCGCGCTCAACACCAACGACATCGTGCAGACCGTACGGACGATGCGGGCCGCCGGAGTCCAGTTCCTCGACACGCCCGACTCGTACTACGACACCCTCGGCGAGTGGGTCGGCGACACCCGCGTCCCCGTCGACACCCTGCGCGAGCTGAAGATCCTCGCCGACCGCGACGAGGACGGCTACCTGCTGCAGATCTTCACCAAGCCGGTCCAGGACCGGCCGACCGTCTTCTTCGAGATCATCGAACGGCACGGCTCGATGGGCTTCGGAAAGGGCAACTTCAAGGCCCTGTTCGAGGCGATCGAGCGGGAGCAGGACAAGCGCGGCAACCTGTAGGCGTCGCGGGACCCAGGACTCCTAGGACCGCGAACCGCCCGGCTCCCCGGCGTCGTCGGGTTCCCCGCCGTCCTCGTCCTCCCCGCCCTCCGCCCCGGCGGGCGGGGCCCCCGCCGGGGGCTCGCCCAGGGCCCTCAGCGCCTCCCGCGCCAGGGGAACCTGAAGCGGTGAGAAGTACGGGTTGATACGCAGCGCCTCTTCCAGATGCCGCCGCGCCGGCCAGCTCATGCCCAGCTCCCGCTCGATCATGCCCCGGTGGAAGGCGTACGGCGCGCTGCGGACCCCGCCCCCGTGCACCTTGTCCGTCGCCGCGGTGGCGAACTTCAGCGCCTCCGTGTCCTCCCCGTTGCGGTGCAGTGCCCAGCCCAGCGCGTCGGCCACCGCGGTCCCGGGCTGGCGCAGCCACTCCGCCCGCAGCCGTCGTACGGCGGCCCGCGCGTCGCCGTGGTCCGCCTCGAACTGCCCGAGCAGCAACTCGTCGTCCACCCCGCCCGCCGCCGAGCTCCGCACCCGCTCCCGCAGCAGGTCGTACTGCACCCGGGCCGCCTGCCCGAGCCCCAGCGACTCGTACAGCTCACCCAGCTCCAGCGCGTACTGCGGCAGCGGCTGCCTGGCCAGCGCGGCCCGGTACGCGTTCAGCGCCTCCGTCGTGCGCCCCAGCGCCGCCAGCGTCCGGGCCTCCCCGGCCTGCGCGGCCCGCTGATCGGGGTCGAGGCGCACCGCGGCCCGGAAGTGCCGCAGCGCCTCCTCCCGGTCGCCGCGCTCGAACGCGAGCTGCCCGACCCGCTCCAGCCACGCCGCCTGCTCGGCCGGGGACCGCGCCGCGGCCGCGGCGTCGGACAGGGCGGCGGCCGCGTCCTCACGCCGGCCCCGGTCGCGGTAGACGGTCGCGGCCCACGCCCGCACGGCAGGCCCGGACCGCAGCTCCAGCAGCTTGTCCAGGGTCCGCCCGGTCGCCTTGTAGTCGCCGAGCCCCGTGTACGCGTCGATCAGCTGCGGATACGTCGTCCACCGCCCGCGGTCCAGCTTCAGCGCCGCCTCGGCCCAGGTCCGTGCCGCGGGGAAGTCCCGGCGCGCGTTCGCCAGGGCCGCCATGCCCTCCAGCGCCTCCGCGTTCCCTCGCCCGCGCACCTTCAGCGAGGTGCGCAGCGCCCGCTCGGCCCGCGGGTAGCAGGATGCGGCGTCGGCGGTCCGCCGGCCCTGCTCCACGTACGCCGTCCCCAGCACCGCCCACGACCGGGCGTCCTTGGGATGCGTCCGCAGATGGGCCTCCCGCTCGCCGATCAGCGCGGCGAGGCCGGGCAGCGTGGCCGGCGCCCCGGCGGCGACCGCGGTCAGCGCCTGTGCCCCCGGTGCCGGTGCGGGCGCCGGGGGCGGCGTCGACTCCCGGGGCAGCAGCATCAACCCCCCGCCGAGCACGGCACACCCGGCGACGGAGGTGAGCAGGAACCGCCGGCCGACGCGCGGGCGCCGCCTGTCCGCCGGGTCACGGGTGTCCTGTTGGCTCTCCATGGCGATCACTGTGCGTCCCCACGACGACCACACCGCGGCATACGGCGGTCGGCGCAGACGGGGTTCACACCGATGGCCCCGGGTGCGACGCTGTGATCATGAGCCGTATCCAAGCGCGTCCCGACGAAGACACGGAAACGGCCGGCACCCTCGTGGACCGGCTCCTGAGCGGTCTGCCCGCCGAGGCCGTCCTGACGGACCCGGACGTCACGGCCTCCTACGCCAACGACATGGCGAGCTTCTGCCCGGCCGGCGCCCCGGCCGCGGTGGTCCTGCCCCGCACGGTCGACCAGGTCCGGCACGTCATGCGCACCGCCACCGAGCTGCGCGTCCCGGTCGTCCCGCAGGGCGCCCGCACCGGCCTGTCGGGCGGGGCCAACGCCTCCGACGGCTGCATCGTGCTGTCCCTGACGAAGATGGACCGGATCCTCGAGATCAACCCGGTCGACCGCATCGCCGTGGTGGAGCCCGGCGTCGTCAACGCGGCCCTCTCCCGCGCGGTCGACGCGCACGGCCTGTGCTACCCGCCGGACCCCTCCAGCTGGGAGATGTGCACAATCGGCGGCAACATCGGCACCGCCTCCGGCGGCCTGTGCTGCGTCAAGTACGGGGTGACGGCCGAGTACGTGCTCGGGCTGGACGTGGTGCTGGCCGACGGCCGCCTCATGTCCACCGGCCGCCGTACCGCCAAGGGCGTCGCCGGATACGACCTCACCCGCCTGTTCGTGGGCTCGGAAGGCTCGCTGGGCGTCGTCGTACGGGCGATCCTGGCGCTGCGCCCGAAGCCGCCCGAGCAGCTGGTGCTGGCGGCCGAGTTCGCGTCCGCGGCCGCAGCCTGCGACGCCGTGTGCCGGATCATGGCCGGCGGTCACGTGCCGTCCCTCCTCGAACTGATGGACCGTACGACGGTCAAGGCGGTCAACGACCTCGCGCACATGGGACTGCCGGAGAGCACGGAGGCGCTGCTGCTCGCGGCCTTCGACACCGCGGACCCGGCCGCCGACCTCGCCGCCGTCGGCGCGCTGTGCGAGGCGGCCGGCGCCACCCAGGTCGTACCGGCGGAGGACGCGGCGGAGTCCGAACTGCTCCTCCAGGCACGCCGGTTGTCCCTCACCGCGCTCGAGGCGGTCAAGGGCACGACGATGATCGACGACGTGTGCGTGCCCCGTTCCAGGCTGGGGGACATGCTCGAGGGGGTCGAGCGGATCGCCGAGAAGTACCGGCTCACCATCGGGGTGTGCGCGCACGCGGGCGACGGCAACACCCACCCGACCGTCTGTTTCGACGCCCAGGACCCCGACGAGTCCCGGCGCGCCCGCGAGTCCTTCGACGAGATCATGGCTCTCGGCCTGGAACTCGGTGGCACGATCACCGGCGAGCACGGCGTGGGCGTCCTGAAGAAGGAGTGGCTGGCGCGGGAGATCGGCCCGGTCGGGGTGGAGATGCAGCGGGCGATCAAGACGGCGTTCGACCCGCTGGGCCTGCTGAACCCGGGCAAGCTGTTCTGACGTCTGCCCCGCCCCTCCCGGCTCCGGCTCTCCGGACGACCGGTCACTCCCCGTCCTGCGACTCGTCCGAGGGCCACGGGTCGCACAGCCACAACTCGTCGGCCGGCGTGGGCGCGAGCAGCTCGGCCAGGCCCTCGTCGATGCCCAGCTGCTCCGCCTCCGAGCCCGGGGGCACCGCCCGCAGCGTGCGCTCCAGCCAGGCCGAGACCTGTGCCGTGG
It includes:
- the hppD gene encoding 4-hydroxyphenylpyruvate dioxygenase, with protein sequence MTQTTQHTPDTARQADPFPVKGMDAVVFAVGNAKQAAHYYSTAFGMRLVAYSGPETGSRETASYVLTNGSARFVLTSVIRPATTWGHFLAEHVAEHGDGVVDLAIEVPDARAAYAYAVEHGARPVAEPYELKDEHGTVVLASIATYGKTRHTLVDRTGYDGPYLPGFVSAAPIVEPPAHRTFQAIDHCVGNVELGRMNEWVGFYNEVMGFTNMKEFVGDDIATEYSALMSKVVADGMLKVKFPINEPAVAKKKSQIDEYLEFYGGAGVQHIALNTNDIVQTVRTMRAAGVQFLDTPDSYYDTLGEWVGDTRVPVDTLRELKILADRDEDGYLLQIFTKPVQDRPTVFFEIIERHGSMGFGKGNFKALFEAIEREQDKRGNL
- a CDS encoding tetratricopeptide repeat protein, which encodes MESQQDTRDPADRRRPRVGRRFLLTSVAGCAVLGGGLMLLPRESTPPPAPAPAPGAQALTAVAAGAPATLPGLAALIGEREAHLRTHPKDARSWAVLGTAYVEQGRRTADAASCYPRAERALRTSLKVRGRGNAEALEGMAALANARRDFPAARTWAEAALKLDRGRWTTYPQLIDAYTGLGDYKATGRTLDKLLELRSGPAVRAWAATVYRDRGRREDAAAALSDAAAAARSPAEQAAWLERVGQLAFERGDREEALRHFRAAVRLDPDQRAAQAGEARTLAALGRTTEALNAYRAALARQPLPQYALELGELYESLGLGQAARVQYDLLRERVRSSAAGGVDDELLLGQFEADHGDARAAVRRLRAEWLRQPGTAVADALGWALHRNGEDTEALKFATAATDKVHGGGVRSAPYAFHRGMIERELGMSWPARRHLEEALRINPYFSPLQVPLAREALRALGEPPAGAPPAGAEGGEDEDGGEPDDAGEPGGSRS
- a CDS encoding FAD-binding oxidoreductase — its product is MIMSRIQARPDEDTETAGTLVDRLLSGLPAEAVLTDPDVTASYANDMASFCPAGAPAAVVLPRTVDQVRHVMRTATELRVPVVPQGARTGLSGGANASDGCIVLSLTKMDRILEINPVDRIAVVEPGVVNAALSRAVDAHGLCYPPDPSSWEMCTIGGNIGTASGGLCCVKYGVTAEYVLGLDVVLADGRLMSTGRRTAKGVAGYDLTRLFVGSEGSLGVVVRAILALRPKPPEQLVLAAEFASAAAACDAVCRIMAGGHVPSLLELMDRTTVKAVNDLAHMGLPESTEALLLAAFDTADPAADLAAVGALCEAAGATQVVPAEDAAESELLLQARRLSLTALEAVKGTTMIDDVCVPRSRLGDMLEGVERIAEKYRLTIGVCAHAGDGNTHPTVCFDAQDPDESRRARESFDEIMALGLELGGTITGEHGVGVLKKEWLAREIGPVGVEMQRAIKTAFDPLGLLNPGKLF